In Mycobacterium gallinarum, a single window of DNA contains:
- a CDS encoding FABP family protein produces the protein MTSGDDAVAAAAERAKTTAARNIPALADLPAPADTANLREGANLNDALLALLPLVGVWRGEGEGRGPDGDYRFGQQIVVSHDGGDYLIWEARSWRITEDGEFESASLRESGFWRFINDPADPSESDAIELLLAHSAGYVELFYGRPLNQSSWELATDALARTKSGMLVGGAKRLYGIVEGGDLAYVEERVDADGGLVPHLSARLSRYVG, from the coding sequence GTGACCTCAGGCGACGACGCTGTAGCGGCCGCGGCCGAGCGCGCGAAAACGACCGCAGCCCGGAATATCCCCGCCCTCGCCGATCTGCCTGCGCCGGCCGACACCGCCAATCTTCGCGAAGGCGCCAACCTCAACGACGCGCTGCTTGCGCTGCTGCCGCTCGTCGGGGTGTGGCGCGGCGAAGGCGAGGGTCGCGGGCCTGACGGCGATTACCGGTTCGGTCAGCAGATCGTGGTCTCACACGACGGTGGCGACTACTTGATCTGGGAGGCCAGATCGTGGCGCATCACCGAGGACGGCGAGTTCGAGAGCGCGTCGCTGCGCGAGTCCGGATTCTGGCGGTTCATCAATGACCCTGCCGATCCCTCCGAAAGTGATGCCATCGAGCTGCTGCTGGCGCATTCGGCCGGCTACGTCGAGTTGTTCTACGGTCGGCCGCTGAATCAGTCGTCGTGGGAGTTGGCCACCGACGCGCTCGCGCGCACCAAGTCCGGGATGCTCGTCGGCGGTGCCAAGCGGCTCTACGGCATCGTCGAGGGCGGCGATCTGGCCTACGTCGAGGAGCGCGTCGACGCCGACGGCGGCCTGGTGCCCCATCTGTCCGCACGGCTGTCGAGGTACGTCGGCTGA
- a CDS encoding ABC transporter substrate-binding protein: MGNRWWLPALLAVATSAAATACAPVVEQPDSSGTQNCRKDSLSTLYPGIFTVGTDQPAYPPWYMGDDPTNGEGFESALAFAVAGNLGYTPDEVRWVRVPFNGALEPGPKTFDANLSQFSITDQRRASVDFSSPYFDVTQVVVTTDTSPAAQARSIGDLKKTQLGVQVGTTSHTAAIAIAGDVPVEVYNTNADAKVALSNGEIDALVADLPTAYTVAGELRGGRIVGQLPADAEDVEQFGIVLDKDSPLTRCVSSAVDGLRSDGTLTRLEQQWLSGAGSMPVLR; encoded by the coding sequence ATGGGCAATAGGTGGTGGCTCCCAGCCCTGCTGGCCGTGGCCACGTCGGCCGCCGCCACTGCCTGCGCCCCCGTCGTCGAGCAGCCCGACTCGTCGGGCACTCAGAACTGCCGCAAGGACTCGCTGTCGACGCTTTACCCGGGCATCTTCACCGTCGGCACCGATCAGCCCGCCTATCCGCCGTGGTACATGGGTGACGACCCGACCAACGGGGAGGGATTCGAAAGTGCACTCGCCTTCGCGGTAGCGGGAAACCTCGGCTACACCCCCGACGAGGTGCGCTGGGTCCGGGTACCGTTCAACGGAGCTCTGGAGCCCGGCCCGAAAACGTTCGACGCCAACCTTTCTCAGTTCTCGATCACCGATCAGCGCCGGGCGTCCGTCGACTTCTCATCGCCCTATTTCGACGTCACCCAGGTGGTGGTGACGACGGACACCTCACCGGCCGCGCAGGCGCGAAGCATCGGTGACCTCAAGAAGACCCAGCTCGGCGTGCAGGTCGGCACGACCAGTCACACCGCGGCCATCGCGATAGCGGGCGATGTCCCGGTCGAGGTGTACAACACCAACGCCGACGCCAAGGTGGCGCTCAGCAACGGCGAGATCGACGCTTTGGTTGCCGACCTGCCGACCGCGTACACCGTCGCGGGTGAACTGCGCGGCGGCAGGATCGTCGGACAGCTTCCCGCGGACGCGGAGGACGTGGAGCAGTTCGGGATCGTGCTCGACAAGGACAGTCCGCTGACGCGCTGCGTGTCGTCGGCCGTCGATGGACTGCGTTCGGACGGCACGCTGACGCGGTTGGAGCAGCAGTGGTTGTCCGGCGCTGGGAGTATGCCCGTCCTGCGTTAG
- a CDS encoding ArsI/CadI family heavy metal resistance metalloenzyme produces MSTSRIQLALNVDDVSAAIEFYEKMFGVPAHKVRDGYANFAIENPPLKLVLIEKPGATEHLNHLGVEAASADDVATAMERFEAAGLDTTVAEQDVCCHATQDKVFVTAPDVPLGWWEFYSISDDNPANPDGESNSVCAKNCAAQDNTESTCCA; encoded by the coding sequence ATGTCCACCAGTCGAATCCAACTCGCGCTCAACGTCGACGATGTCTCTGCCGCGATCGAATTCTACGAGAAGATGTTCGGCGTGCCCGCGCACAAGGTCCGCGACGGTTATGCCAACTTCGCTATCGAGAACCCGCCGTTGAAGCTGGTGCTCATCGAAAAGCCGGGAGCCACAGAGCATCTGAATCATCTCGGAGTCGAAGCGGCCAGCGCCGATGACGTCGCCACGGCGATGGAACGCTTCGAGGCAGCCGGCTTGGACACCACCGTCGCGGAACAGGACGTCTGCTGTCACGCCACACAGGACAAGGTGTTCGTCACCGCGCCTGACGTGCCACTCGGGTGGTGGGAGTTCTACAGCATCAGCGACGACAACCCGGCCAACCCGGATGGTGAGTCGAACTCCGTGTGCGCAAAGAACTGCGCAGCCCAGGACAACACGGAAAGCACCTGCTGCGCATAG
- the mshD gene encoding mycothiol synthase, whose protein sequence is MTGRVIDWRTGLSADDQRRIYELIDAATRADGVAPVGDQVLRELSHDRTRHLLAVDGADMVGYLNLTPADEQASAMAELVVHPSARRRGLGSEMAQQGLSEGGDGAQIWAHGNLEAARATAASLGLSVVRELLQMRRPLTDLPATTIPDGVRIATYSGPADNAELLRVNNSAFAWHPEQGGWTDADIDERRGETWFDPSGLFLALDETSGKLLGFHWTKVHNADLGEVYVVGVDPAAQGRGLGAALTLIGLHHLAGRLSDSSEGAVMLYVEADNSAAVKTYERLGFEVSHVDAVYAVGGSS, encoded by the coding sequence GTGACCGGTCGGGTCATCGACTGGCGCACCGGCCTGTCCGCAGACGATCAGCGTCGCATTTACGAGCTCATCGACGCGGCCACCAGGGCCGACGGAGTCGCGCCGGTCGGCGATCAGGTGTTGCGTGAACTGAGCCACGACCGCACCCGGCACCTGTTGGCTGTCGACGGCGCAGACATGGTCGGGTATCTCAATCTGACACCTGCCGACGAACAGGCATCGGCGATGGCCGAACTGGTCGTGCACCCGTCGGCCCGGCGTCGCGGCCTGGGGTCGGAAATGGCGCAGCAGGGGTTGAGTGAGGGCGGTGACGGCGCCCAGATCTGGGCGCACGGCAACCTCGAGGCCGCGCGCGCCACCGCGGCGTCGCTCGGCCTGTCCGTCGTCCGGGAGCTGCTGCAGATGCGTCGGCCACTGACCGACCTGCCTGCGACGACCATTCCCGACGGCGTGCGTATCGCCACTTATTCAGGGCCCGCCGACAATGCGGAACTGTTGCGCGTCAACAACTCCGCGTTCGCCTGGCATCCCGAACAGGGGGGCTGGACCGACGCCGATATCGACGAGCGCCGCGGCGAAACGTGGTTCGACCCGAGCGGGCTCTTCCTGGCGCTCGACGAGACGAGCGGAAAGCTGTTGGGCTTCCATTGGACGAAAGTCCACAATGCCGATCTCGGCGAGGTGTACGTCGTCGGCGTCGACCCGGCGGCGCAGGGTCGGGGACTCGGTGCCGCGCTGACGCTCATCGGGCTGCACCACCTCGCCGGCCGGTTGTCAGACAGCTCGGAAGGCGCGGTCATGCTTTATGTCGAAGCCGATAACTCGGCGGCCGTAAAGACCTACGAGCGACTGGGTTTCGAGGTCTCCCACGTCGACGCGGTTTATGCCGTGGGCGGGTCGTCTTAG
- a CDS encoding winged helix-turn-helix transcriptional regulator — protein MDLLLLTVDPNPESVLPSLALLAHNVRTAPTEVSSLLEAGNADVAIVDARTDLAAARGLCRLLGTTGTSVPVVAVVNEGGLVAVNVEWGLDEILLPSTGPAEIDARLRLLVGRRGGTANQENVGKISLGELVIDEGTYTARLRGRPLDLTYKEFELLKYLAQHAGRVFTRAQLLQEVWGYDFFGGTRTVDVHVRRLRAKLGTEYESLIGTVRNVGYKAVRPARGRTPTPAASDESGDLDDYDAVPEALADPLHSQ, from the coding sequence TTGGATCTACTGCTACTGACCGTTGACCCCAATCCTGAGTCCGTGCTGCCTTCGTTGGCGCTGCTCGCGCACAACGTACGTACCGCGCCGACAGAGGTTTCCTCATTGTTGGAAGCCGGCAACGCGGATGTGGCGATCGTCGACGCGCGTACCGATCTGGCCGCCGCGCGTGGGCTGTGCCGCCTGTTGGGCACGACCGGTACGTCGGTGCCTGTGGTGGCCGTCGTCAACGAGGGCGGCCTGGTGGCAGTCAACGTCGAATGGGGTCTGGACGAGATTCTCCTGCCGAGCACCGGACCCGCCGAGATCGATGCGCGGTTGCGCCTGCTGGTCGGGCGCCGCGGCGGCACGGCCAATCAGGAGAACGTCGGCAAGATCAGTTTGGGCGAGCTCGTCATCGACGAGGGCACCTACACCGCGCGGCTGCGCGGCCGGCCGCTGGACCTCACCTACAAGGAATTCGAACTCCTGAAGTATCTGGCACAGCATGCGGGCCGGGTGTTCACCCGTGCACAGTTGCTCCAGGAGGTGTGGGGTTATGACTTCTTCGGCGGCACCCGCACGGTCGACGTTCACGTGCGGCGCCTGCGGGCCAAGCTCGGTACCGAATACGAGTCGCTGATCGGCACTGTGCGCAACGTCGGCTACAAGGCGGTTCGGCCCGCGCGGGGCCGGACCCCGACGCCGGCTGCGTCCGACGAAAGCGGCGACCTCGACGATTACGACGCGGTGCCCGAGGCGCTCGCCGACCCGCTGCACAGTCAGTGA
- a CDS encoding DUF4395 domain-containing protein: MSTSTNTIAPPDQVDVRGPRFAAWVTTGVLIAALLASALSAVAAAAILGVQAIVFAIGAQRGPQQHPYGLIFRSLVAPRLGPVTEKEPVPPLKFAQLVGLAFAAVGVVGFAAGVPLLGLIATGFALVAAFLNAAFGICLGCQMFPLVARFRPGKFPPPRPNPA; the protein is encoded by the coding sequence ATGTCGACCAGCACGAACACCATCGCCCCACCTGATCAGGTGGACGTGCGAGGGCCGCGCTTCGCCGCGTGGGTCACCACCGGCGTCCTCATCGCGGCGCTGCTGGCGTCTGCCCTCAGCGCCGTCGCTGCGGCAGCGATCCTCGGTGTGCAGGCAATCGTGTTCGCAATCGGCGCACAGCGCGGACCGCAGCAGCATCCGTACGGGCTGATCTTTCGGTCGCTGGTCGCTCCGCGCCTCGGACCGGTCACCGAGAAGGAGCCGGTACCTCCGCTGAAGTTCGCCCAACTCGTGGGTTTGGCGTTCGCGGCCGTCGGTGTCGTCGGGTTCGCGGCTGGTGTCCCGCTGCTCGGCCTGATCGCCACCGGCTTCGCGCTCGTGGCGGCCTTTCTCAATGCGGCCTTCGGCATCTGCCTCGGCTGCCAGATGTTTCCGCTCGTCGCTCGTTTCCGCCCTGGCAAGTTCCCACCACCCCGCCCGAACCCCGCATAA
- a CDS encoding Rv2640c family ArsR-like transcriptional regulator: MPKALPVIDMSAPVCCAPVAAGPVDDAAALEVALRLKALADPARVKLMALLLSAPTGELNSGDLADAVLLTESTVSHHLTQLRKAGLVESDRRGMNVYHRARRDSLVALCAVLDPSCCS; the protein is encoded by the coding sequence ATGCCCAAGGCCTTGCCCGTGATCGACATGTCCGCCCCCGTGTGTTGCGCCCCGGTCGCCGCGGGTCCCGTCGACGACGCCGCAGCGCTCGAAGTAGCCCTACGGCTCAAGGCCCTCGCCGACCCCGCGCGAGTGAAGTTGATGGCGTTGTTGCTGAGCGCGCCGACCGGCGAACTGAACAGCGGGGATCTGGCAGATGCGGTGCTGCTGACCGAATCGACGGTGAGCCATCACCTGACACAACTACGCAAAGCGGGACTGGTCGAGTCGGATCGTCGGGGCATGAACGTTTATCACCGTGCGCGGCGCGACTCGCTGGTCGCGCTGTGCGCTGTCCTCGACCCGAGTTGCTGCAGCTAG
- a CDS encoding DUF1416 domain-containing protein, producing the protein MCSAPKQGLTLPSSVDLERETVITGRVVDDAGQAVGGAFVRLLDSSDEFTAEVVASATGDFRFFAAPGTWTLRALSPAGNGDASIAPSGAGIHEVDVKVA; encoded by the coding sequence ATGTGCTCTGCACCGAAGCAAGGTCTGACGTTGCCCTCCAGCGTCGACCTGGAACGGGAAACCGTGATCACCGGACGCGTCGTCGACGACGCGGGCCAGGCCGTCGGCGGCGCATTCGTCCGGCTGCTGGACAGCTCTGACGAGTTCACGGCGGAGGTCGTCGCGTCGGCCACCGGCGATTTCCGGTTCTTCGCGGCACCGGGCACGTGGACGCTGCGTGCGCTGTCTCCCGCCGGCAACGGCGATGCCAGCATCGCACCGTCGGGCGCGGGTATCCACGAGGTGGACGTCAAGGTCGCCTGA
- a CDS encoding sigma-70 family RNA polymerase sigma factor: protein MSAEMMETDSAAALQPTEQMWREMLPQLRRFVRRRIADPDRADDLVAEILLRIHQNVASLDDRELLPNWVFRIARNAVIDEYRRAGRSREQLTPTFRDHLIEPFTDQDEPTAVRELSACLRPLLKGLSADQREALEMVDLAGMTQAAAAQQAGVSLSGMKSRVQRGRRRLAELLGQCCALTLDGRGVPIDYEPAPGCGCAKD from the coding sequence ATGAGCGCCGAGATGATGGAGACCGACTCTGCGGCTGCGCTGCAGCCGACCGAACAAATGTGGCGCGAGATGTTGCCGCAGCTGCGAAGGTTCGTGCGACGACGTATTGCGGACCCCGACCGAGCCGACGACCTCGTCGCCGAGATCCTGCTGCGCATCCACCAGAACGTGGCCTCACTCGACGATCGAGAGCTGCTGCCGAATTGGGTGTTTCGCATTGCGCGAAACGCGGTCATCGACGAGTACCGCCGGGCCGGCCGCAGTCGAGAACAGCTCACACCGACATTTCGGGACCACCTGATCGAGCCATTCACGGATCAGGACGAACCCACCGCGGTGCGTGAGCTTTCTGCGTGCCTACGGCCGCTGCTCAAGGGACTGTCGGCGGACCAACGTGAGGCGTTGGAGATGGTGGATCTGGCCGGGATGACCCAAGCCGCTGCCGCGCAGCAGGCGGGGGTCTCGCTGTCCGGAATGAAGTCCCGAGTACAGCGCGGCCGCCGGCGACTCGCCGAGCTGTTGGGGCAGTGCTGTGCGCTCACCCTCGACGGCCGCGGCGTGCCAATCGATTACGAGCCGGCACCGGGCTGCGGTTGCGCGAAGGACTGA
- a CDS encoding Ms5788A family Cys-rich leader peptide yields the protein MSLGKLSLVSARLEPMLTKRRAVDLCRVAGCCCCCCSC from the coding sequence ATGTCATTGGGTAAGCTGTCGCTCGTGTCCGCCCGCCTCGAGCCGATGCTCACCAAGCGCCGCGCAGTCGATCTGTGCCGCGTCGCGGGTTGTTGCTGTTGTTGTTGTAGCTGCTGA
- a CDS encoding ArsR/SmtB family transcription factor, which translates to MSNQEASSEACCVLEPLVREPLTTAQATEMALKFKALSDPVRLRLLSSVASHAGGEACVCDISPGLKVSQPTISHHLKVLRDAGLLTSERRASWVYYTVVPEVLGSLSSLLSVSADAAVVRA; encoded by the coding sequence ATGTCGAATCAGGAAGCGTCTTCGGAGGCCTGCTGTGTGCTCGAGCCGTTGGTACGGGAACCCCTGACAACGGCTCAAGCGACGGAAATGGCGTTGAAGTTCAAGGCGTTGTCCGACCCGGTGCGGCTGCGCTTGCTGAGCTCTGTGGCAAGCCACGCCGGCGGCGAGGCGTGCGTGTGCGACATCTCGCCCGGACTCAAGGTGTCGCAGCCGACGATCTCGCACCACCTCAAGGTGCTGCGAGATGCGGGGTTGCTGACGTCCGAACGGCGGGCTTCCTGGGTGTATTACACGGTCGTGCCCGAGGTCCTCGGGTCGTTGTCGTCATTGTTGAGTGTCAGTGCCGACGCGGCGGTGGTGCGGGCATGA
- a CDS encoding sulfurtransferase produces the protein MARSDVLVTTDWAESNLDAPNTVFVEVDEDTSAYEGGHIAGAVRLDWKTELQDQVKRDFVDQQQFSKLLSDKGISNDDTVILYGGNNNWFAAYAYWYFKLYGHENVKLLDGGRKKWELDGRPLVTEVPARAATSYEAKSPNNAIRAFRDEVIAAIGEKNLVDVRSPDEFSGKILAPAHLPQEQSQRPGHIPGAINVPWSKAANEDGTFKSDEDLAKLYAEAGLDGQKETIAYCRIGERSSHTWFVLQELLGHQNVKNYDGSWTEYGSLVGAPIELGS, from the coding sequence ATGGCACGCTCCGACGTCCTGGTCACGACTGACTGGGCCGAGAGCAATCTCGACGCGCCTAACACCGTCTTCGTCGAGGTCGATGAGGACACCTCAGCCTACGAGGGCGGCCACATCGCCGGCGCTGTGCGACTCGATTGGAAGACCGAGCTGCAGGACCAGGTGAAGCGTGACTTCGTCGACCAGCAGCAGTTCTCGAAGTTGTTGTCCGACAAGGGCATCAGCAACGACGACACCGTGATCCTGTACGGCGGGAACAACAACTGGTTCGCCGCTTACGCGTACTGGTATTTCAAGCTGTACGGCCACGAGAACGTCAAGCTGCTCGACGGCGGACGCAAGAAGTGGGAGCTCGACGGGCGCCCGCTGGTGACAGAGGTCCCCGCCCGCGCGGCTACTTCATACGAGGCCAAGTCGCCGAACAACGCCATCCGCGCGTTCCGGGACGAGGTCATCGCCGCGATCGGCGAGAAGAACCTGGTCGACGTCCGCTCCCCCGATGAGTTCTCCGGCAAGATCCTCGCCCCCGCCCACCTGCCGCAGGAGCAGAGTCAGCGGCCCGGGCATATCCCCGGCGCCATCAATGTTCCCTGGAGCAAGGCGGCCAACGAGGACGGGACCTTCAAGTCCGACGAGGACCTGGCCAAGCTGTACGCCGAGGCGGGACTCGATGGCCAGAAGGAGACCATCGCCTACTGCCGGATCGGTGAGCGTTCCTCGCACACCTGGTTCGTGCTGCAGGAGTTGTTGGGACACCAGAACGTCAAGAACTACGACGGAAGTTGGACGGAATACGGCTCTCTCGTGGGAGCCCCGATCGAGTTGGGAAGTTGA
- a CDS encoding thioredoxin family protein yields MSSSWVLVTVVLVGALGLAYVVGKLITLRAGLLKASEDAANVDTSDLGLSETGPTVLHFSAEWCGPCAGVRQVVDQVCAELPGVAHVEIDMDANPEAARRLSVLSLPTTIIFDAAGRPRFRTHGVPKPADLRSALEPLLA; encoded by the coding sequence ATGAGTTCTTCCTGGGTTCTGGTGACCGTGGTGCTCGTCGGCGCGCTCGGGCTGGCCTACGTGGTCGGCAAGCTCATCACCCTGCGCGCCGGGCTCCTCAAAGCGAGCGAGGACGCCGCCAACGTGGACACCAGTGACCTGGGATTGTCCGAAACTGGACCGACGGTGCTGCACTTCAGTGCCGAGTGGTGCGGACCCTGCGCGGGCGTGCGACAGGTCGTCGACCAGGTGTGCGCAGAGCTGCCCGGGGTCGCCCATGTGGAGATCGACATGGATGCCAATCCGGAAGCGGCCAGGCGGCTTTCGGTGTTGTCGCTGCCCACCACGATCATCTTCGACGCCGCCGGGCGCCCGCGCTTTCGCACCCACGGTGTCCCCAAGCCGGCTGACCTGCGCTCGGCGCTCGAACCACTGTTGGCTTGA
- a CDS encoding FAD-dependent oxidoreductase, with protein sequence MSTQLPVAVLGAGPVGLAAAAHLTERGLPFVVFEAGDSVGASIRRWGHVRLFSPWRTDLDRAAQRLLKAHGWNSPDPAAFPTGADIVDEYLTPLAQLDAIAPNVRLRHRVVGVTRQGVDKLRDDEREERPFIVTTSGPAGMTRTPVRAVIDATGTWLTPNPVGAEGIPAIGEEDSAQWISYGIPDVLGADRNRYAERRIAVVGSGHSAKHVIRELSLLAERAPDTTITWIVRRGEDQRVYGNEVDARLPERGKLGADAHQLVSSGRVQLETGFRTERIHVDELGIMLVSPEGRAVGPFDEIVAATGLRPDFSFLREVRLDLDPWVESTRALAPLIDPNVHSCGSVPPHGAAELAHPEHGFYAIGAKSYGRAPNLLLATGYEQARSVVAELAGDHEAASRVELVLPQGGSACGLKTQTEAVGADHKLTTSGCG encoded by the coding sequence ATGTCGACACAACTCCCAGTAGCTGTCCTCGGAGCGGGTCCGGTTGGGCTGGCAGCAGCCGCTCATCTGACCGAGCGAGGACTCCCCTTCGTCGTCTTCGAAGCGGGTGACTCCGTCGGCGCGAGCATCCGTCGCTGGGGTCACGTGCGCCTGTTCTCGCCGTGGCGAACCGACCTGGATCGCGCGGCACAACGACTTCTCAAGGCGCACGGGTGGAATTCCCCGGATCCGGCCGCCTTTCCGACCGGGGCAGACATCGTCGATGAGTACCTGACGCCGTTGGCACAGCTGGACGCGATCGCGCCGAATGTCCGGCTCCGCCATCGGGTCGTCGGCGTCACCCGGCAGGGTGTCGACAAGCTGCGGGACGACGAGCGCGAGGAACGGCCGTTCATCGTGACCACCAGCGGACCGGCAGGCATGACGCGGACACCGGTGCGTGCCGTCATCGACGCTACCGGCACCTGGCTGACCCCGAATCCGGTTGGCGCCGAGGGTATACCGGCGATCGGCGAAGAGGATTCAGCCCAGTGGATCAGCTACGGCATTCCGGACGTCCTCGGGGCCGACCGGAATCGTTATGCGGAGCGGCGAATTGCTGTCGTCGGAAGCGGCCATTCGGCCAAACACGTGATCCGGGAGTTGTCGCTTCTGGCCGAGCGGGCGCCCGACACCACGATCACCTGGATCGTGCGCAGAGGCGAGGATCAGCGGGTCTACGGGAACGAGGTCGACGCCCGGCTACCCGAACGGGGCAAGCTCGGTGCCGACGCGCACCAGTTGGTTTCCTCAGGACGGGTCCAGCTCGAAACGGGATTCCGTACCGAACGAATCCATGTCGACGAGTTGGGCATCATGCTGGTTTCTCCGGAGGGGCGCGCGGTCGGGCCGTTCGACGAGATCGTCGCGGCGACCGGACTACGACCCGATTTCAGCTTCCTGCGCGAGGTGCGCCTGGACCTCGATCCGTGGGTCGAGAGCACGCGCGCATTGGCGCCGTTGATCGATCCCAACGTTCACTCGTGCGGTTCGGTGCCTCCGCACGGCGCTGCGGAACTCGCGCATCCCGAGCACGGGTTCTATGCGATCGGCGCCAAGAGCTACGGACGCGCGCCCAACCTGCTGTTGGCGACCGGATACGAGCAGGCCCGCTCCGTCGTGGCCGAACTCGCCGGCGACCACGAAGCCGCCTCGCGTGTCGAGCTGGTCCTTCCGCAGGGCGGATCGGCCTGCGGCCTCAAGACCCAAACCGAGGCGGTGGGAGCCGACCACAAGCTGACAACGAGTGGGTGCGGCTAA
- the lmeA gene encoding mannan chain length control protein LmeA, whose amino-acid sequence MGKNVRVRKLLIGVLATTTAVVVGALGADFGAAIYAEYRLSRSVRSAADLAWDPSVAILGFPFIPQAANRHYDEVEIRAAGVGHPVVGKASLEATLHSIDLLDSSWLVSPEAKLRVGKAESRIIIDSTHVGRFMGIPDLLVEAPTRESNDSTGGTTESGISSNRGVVFTGTPTSAGFDERVSIAVDLSIVGPDQTTLVLTATDVLTGAGTADQAVPDDKKDEVLAAFSTSLPGQKLPFGLTPTAEGARGSDLIIEGIAEGVTVPLSGFNQS is encoded by the coding sequence GTGGGCAAGAATGTGCGGGTGCGAAAGCTGCTGATCGGTGTTTTGGCGACGACGACCGCGGTGGTGGTCGGCGCCCTCGGAGCCGACTTCGGCGCGGCGATCTACGCCGAGTATCGCCTGTCCAGAAGTGTGCGAAGCGCCGCTGACCTGGCCTGGGACCCGTCGGTCGCCATCCTCGGTTTTCCATTCATCCCGCAGGCGGCCAACCGCCACTACGACGAAGTGGAGATTCGGGCCGCCGGCGTCGGCCACCCCGTGGTCGGGAAGGCGTCGCTGGAGGCAACGCTGCATTCGATCGACCTCCTGGACTCTTCGTGGCTGGTCAGCCCGGAGGCCAAGCTGAGGGTGGGCAAGGCAGAGAGCCGCATCATCATCGATTCGACGCACGTCGGGCGGTTCATGGGCATTCCGGACCTGCTGGTCGAGGCACCGACGCGGGAAAGCAACGACTCCACCGGCGGCACCACCGAATCCGGAATATCCAGCAATCGCGGGGTGGTCTTCACCGGAACCCCGACGTCCGCCGGCTTCGACGAGAGGGTCAGCATCGCCGTGGACCTGTCGATCGTCGGGCCGGACCAAACCACCTTGGTCCTGACCGCCACCGACGTGTTGACCGGTGCGGGCACCGCCGATCAGGCCGTTCCCGACGACAAGAAGGACGAGGTGCTGGCCGCGTTCTCCACCAGCCTGCCCGGTCAGAAGCTGCCTTTCGGCCTCACGCCGACCGCCGAGGGCGCCCGCGGCTCCGACCTCATCATCGAAGGCATCGCCGAGGGAGTAACCGTGCCACTGAGCGGGTTCAATCAGTCATGA
- a CDS encoding ArsI/CadI family heavy metal resistance metalloenzyme, protein MSRAQLALNVDDLDEAVTFYSKLFNAQPAKRKPGYANFAIAEPPLKLVLIENPGHGGTLNHLGVEVETSDRVHEEIARLSGEGLFTDEEIGTTCCFATQDKVWVSGPGGERWEVYTVLADSETFGSSPRATEAADECSCGTAEEHAEEEPAKASTACC, encoded by the coding sequence ATGTCCCGAGCTCAGCTCGCCCTCAACGTCGACGACCTCGACGAAGCGGTGACGTTCTACTCGAAGCTGTTCAACGCCCAACCGGCCAAGCGCAAGCCCGGCTACGCCAATTTCGCGATCGCCGAGCCTCCCCTCAAGCTCGTCCTCATCGAGAACCCGGGGCACGGCGGCACCCTCAACCACCTGGGCGTCGAGGTCGAGACCAGTGACCGGGTGCATGAAGAAATCGCCCGCCTGTCCGGTGAGGGGCTGTTCACCGACGAAGAAATCGGCACCACCTGTTGCTTCGCGACGCAGGACAAGGTCTGGGTGTCCGGCCCGGGCGGTGAGCGATGGGAGGTCTACACCGTGCTCGCAGACTCCGAGACTTTCGGAAGCAGTCCGCGCGCCACGGAAGCGGCAGACGAGTGTTCGTGCGGTACTGCCGAGGAACACGCAGAAGAAGAACCAGCCAAGGCCAGTACTGCCTGCTGCTAG